The Nitrososphaerota archaeon genome window below encodes:
- a CDS encoding DEAD/DEAH box helicase, whose amino-acid sequence MRFVEHPLVYPNLVEDREYQRRIASEARDKNTLVVLPTALGKTVIAALVAADVLYSFRDRRVLVMAPTRPLVVQHKRTFQNVLRLPEEDFSLLTGRVPSYVREGVWRGGSRLVFATPQVVRNDLLNKGLSLDGFGLLVFDEAHRAVKEYAYTEVASQYVKSSSYPLILATTASPGSDLDRVRMVCESLYIEHVEFRRDDDPDVAPYIQPVRVEERVVKLPLAYQPLKDIILGMLRERVNWLRERGYIKTDRVTRKSLVELGAELRYNLEMSIEEERGRIYQAIMQQSSALTLFHMLEVLETQGAYTLKAFLERLEEDRKRTHMTLVREDVYTHLLSLLEGRCFVEHPKVLELKSIVSNQLKTNPDSRILIFTQYRDTATHLVEELNRVEGVRAERFVGQATRLGDRGLTQEQQVNLLEDLRRGHINTLVATSVAEEGLDIPEVNLVVFYEPIPSEIRFIQRRGRTGRRTPGRVIILATQNTLDTTYLRASEKKLDKMRTITEQLNRILKPVLRAKQKPEPKPLTKEEILTLQKTAVRREPTQIQEEFLKTRMLEREVARAERTLYLKILQKGAAKIEDEELYEEMKIEGFSRSVVKAALAKLLKKKHLTEDEDKLTIPIKDIPGAKLMKITVEKILPNQAVVWIDDKWRARLLPENYNGPHQLIKRGSTFQALCELYKDSGTLHIKVRQVVKA is encoded by the coding sequence TTGAGGTTTGTGGAGCACCCTCTAGTGTATCCGAATCTTGTTGAGGATAGGGAGTATCAGAGGAGGATAGCTTCTGAGGCTAGGGATAAGAATACGCTGGTGGTTTTGCCTACGGCTTTGGGTAAGACGGTTATAGCTGCTTTGGTTGCGGCTGATGTGCTATACAGCTTTAGGGATAGGAGGGTGCTTGTTATGGCTCCTACTAGGCCTCTTGTTGTTCAGCATAAGCGGACCTTTCAAAACGTTTTGAGGCTTCCTGAGGAAGACTTCTCTCTCCTCACCGGTAGGGTTCCCTCTTATGTTAGGGAGGGTGTTTGGCGTGGTGGCTCTAGGCTCGTCTTCGCAACACCACAGGTGGTTAGGAACGATCTTCTGAACAAGGGTTTGAGCTTGGATGGGTTTGGGCTGCTTGTTTTTGATGAGGCTCATAGGGCTGTTAAGGAGTATGCTTACACCGAGGTTGCGAGCCAGTATGTGAAGAGCTCAAGCTACCCTCTAATCCTAGCTACAACAGCTTCACCCGGCTCTGATCTGGATAGGGTGAGGATGGTCTGCGAATCGCTATACATAGAGCACGTGGAGTTTAGGAGGGATGATGACCCAGATGTAGCGCCATATATTCAGCCCGTTAGGGTTGAGGAGAGGGTTGTGAAGCTACCCCTAGCATACCAACCACTCAAAGACATCATCCTAGGCATGCTTAGGGAGAGGGTTAACTGGCTTAGGGAGAGAGGATACATAAAAACCGATAGAGTCACCAGGAAGAGTTTGGTGGAGCTCGGTGCTGAGCTCAGATACAACCTTGAGATGAGTATCGAGGAGGAGAGGGGTAGGATATACCAGGCTATTATGCAGCAGTCCTCAGCACTAACACTATTCCACATGCTTGAGGTTCTTGAAACACAGGGGGCATACACGCTAAAAGCGTTCCTAGAGAGGCTTGAGGAGGATCGAAAGAGGACACACATGACCCTAGTTAGAGAAGACGTCTACACACATCTCCTAAGCCTACTAGAGGGTAGATGCTTCGTCGAGCACCCCAAGGTCTTGGAGCTTAAGAGCATCGTCTCCAACCAGCTCAAAACCAACCCAGACTCCAGAATACTTATCTTCACACAGTACAGGGATACAGCCACACACCTAGTTGAGGAGCTGAATAGGGTTGAGGGTGTGAGGGCTGAGAGGTTCGTAGGCCAAGCAACAAGACTAGGAGACAGAGGCCTAACCCAAGAGCAGCAGGTCAACCTACTAGAAGACCTAAGAAGAGGACACATAAACACACTAGTGGCAACAAGCGTAGCAGAAGAAGGACTAGACATACCAGAAGTCAACCTAGTAGTATTCTACGAACCCATACCATCAGAAATAAGATTCATACAGAGAAGAGGAAGAACAGGAAGAAGAACACCAGGCAGAGTAATAATACTAGCAACACAAAACACCCTAGACACAACATACCTAAGAGCATCAGAAAAGAAACTCGACAAAATGAGAACAATAACAGAACAACTAAACAGAATACTAAAACCAGTATTAAGAGCGAAGCAGAAACCAGAGCCAAAACCACTCACAAAAGAAGAAATCCTAACACTACAGAAGACAGCTGTGAGAAGAGAACCAACACAGATACAAGAAGAATTCCTCAAAACAAGAATGCTAGAAAGAGAAGTAGCAAGAGCAGAAAGAACACTATACCTAAAGATACTACAGAAAGGAGCAGCAAAGATAGAGGATGAAGAGCTATACGAAGAAATGAAGATAGAGGGCTTCAGCAGAAGCGTAGTCAAAGCAGCACTAGCAAAACTCCTCAAGAAAAAACACCTAACAGAAGACGAAGACAAACTAACCATACCAATCAAAGACATACCAGGAGCCAAACTCATGAAGATAACAGTAGAGAAGATCCTACCAAACCAAGCAGTAGTCTGGATAGACGATAAATGGAGAGCAAGACTACTACCAGAAAACTACAACGGACCACACCAACTCATAAAAAGAGGCTCAACCTTCCAAGCCCTATGCGAACTCTACAAAGACTCAGGAACACTACACATAAAAGTCAGACAAGTAGTAAAGGCCTAA
- a CDS encoding prenyltransferase: protein MFSLWSWVGVVRVKFFVAGIPAVILGAALAYYWAGSFNPVNFTLSLIGVILAMIGTYTFNEYYDFKSGVDVIVPREHITPFNAGSRILPSGSLKPESAFKAGFVAWILYSIIAVYFTFSVGWVIVPLSLVGLISGAFYTMPPFKWAYRGLGELLIGLNYGPLITFGAYYVQTAALPLDLLILPSLIPGLLITAVIWINEFPDYPADRVAGKMNLVARLGLERSRIPYAAQILLIYPVLFIGVLSKVIPLTGLIMLATLPIAFNNVNVFRRNYNVPKKLIPAMRGTVLLFAVSTLLLSLGYILAAR, encoded by the coding sequence ATGTTTAGCTTGTGGTCTTGGGTAGGCGTTGTAAGGGTAAAATTTTTTGTGGCTGGTATTCCTGCTGTTATCCTTGGGGCTGCTCTTGCATATTACTGGGCTGGAAGCTTTAATCCTGTGAATTTCACATTGTCTTTAATCGGAGTAATTTTGGCGATGATCGGCACATATACGTTTAATGAATACTACGATTTTAAGAGTGGTGTTGATGTTATAGTGCCGAGGGAGCATATAACACCCTTTAACGCAGGAAGTAGGATACTTCCCTCTGGTTCCCTTAAACCTGAGTCTGCATTTAAGGCCGGTTTCGTAGCATGGATCCTCTACTCTATTATTGCGGTTTACTTCACATTTAGTGTAGGGTGGGTAATCGTACCGCTCTCCCTTGTAGGATTAATCTCAGGAGCCTTCTACACTATGCCGCCATTCAAGTGGGCTTATAGAGGGTTAGGGGAACTCTTGATAGGCCTAAACTATGGGCCGCTTATAACCTTTGGAGCTTACTATGTTCAGACCGCAGCCCTCCCACTAGACCTACTCATCTTACCATCACTTATACCCGGCCTACTGATAACGGCTGTAATCTGGATAAATGAGTTTCCGGATTATCCAGCAGATAGGGTGGCTGGTAAAATGAATCTGGTTGCGAGGCTGGGGCTAGAGAGATCAAGAATACCCTACGCCGCACAGATATTACTCATATACCCTGTGCTTTTCATAGGGGTCTTAAGCAAGGTGATTCCTTTAACAGGGTTGATTATGTTGGCGACTCTGCCTATTGCATTTAACAACGTAAATGTTTTTAGGAGAAACTACAATGTTCCTAAGAAGCTCATCCCAGCGATGCGTGGAACAGTCTTATTATTCGCAGTGTCAACGCTTCTACTATCCCTCGGCTACATTCTTGCAGCGAGGTGA
- a CDS encoding matrixin family metalloprotease, protein MKRIILGVKGLSIIGIENLVAHEFGHALGLEHSNNLRIDQTTVSASTIFKTPGNQQRRA, encoded by the coding sequence GTGAAGCGGATTATCCTTGGTGTGAAGGGGCTTAGCATCATAGGGATAGAGAACCTCGTAGCCCACGAATTCGGTCACGCACTAGGATTGGAGCACAGCAACAATCTAAGGATAGATCAAACGACGGTTAGCGCTTCCACTATCTTCAAGACTCCCGGAAATCAGCAAAGAAGGGCTTAG
- a CDS encoding F420-dependent oxidoreductase, with the protein MVIRVRRIEVFGLRITTEINPQTDLARLIVEEAENQAYGIMQGDIVVITSKIVSKAEGRVHKLSDVKPSRRAYFLSRLYSTQPEVMEVYLREGEVLGVIPIEKLSKRFGHLYKKYASSREGARKAISEHPYIFLIDVGGRILTWGGVDFSNSPPGYCTSIPKDPDESARRIREGIRRLTGRDVAVVISDTEWKLDKFGTIDIAIGCSGIQPVSRNFGGRDLYGKAKFGGVDDLTDLVSAAANLLFGQTDEATPIAIIRGLRYEKGEEGVKGVIYPREAARKALRTIIWENIKFKIFSKLLKLVK; encoded by the coding sequence TTGGTAATCCGAGTGAGGCGCATCGAGGTCTTCGGGTTAAGGATAACTACAGAAATCAATCCTCAAACTGATCTGGCAAGGTTGATAGTGGAGGAAGCTGAAAATCAGGCCTATGGGATAATGCAGGGTGACATAGTAGTCATAACATCTAAGATTGTTTCTAAGGCTGAGGGTAGGGTCCATAAGCTCAGTGATGTAAAGCCTTCACGTAGAGCCTATTTCCTTTCAAGACTCTATAGTACTCAGCCTGAGGTTATGGAGGTGTATCTGAGGGAAGGTGAGGTATTGGGTGTGATTCCGATTGAGAAGCTCTCGAAGAGGTTTGGGCATCTCTACAAGAAGTATGCTAGCAGCAGAGAGGGTGCTCGAAAAGCCATCAGCGAGCACCCATATATCTTCTTGATCGATGTCGGTGGGAGGATTCTGACCTGGGGAGGCGTCGACTTCTCCAACTCTCCACCAGGCTACTGCACATCGATACCGAAGGATCCGGATGAGTCGGCTAGGAGGATAAGGGAGGGCATCAGAAGGTTAACGGGTAGGGATGTCGCGGTAGTCATCAGCGATACGGAGTGGAAGCTGGATAAATTCGGAACCATCGATATAGCGATAGGCTGCTCCGGCATACAACCAGTCTCAAGAAACTTCGGTGGTAGAGACCTGTATGGCAAGGCGAAGTTCGGCGGGGTTGACGACCTAACCGATCTGGTCTCCGCGGCAGCCAACCTACTCTTCGGCCAAACAGACGAAGCCACACCGATAGCCATCATAAGAGGCCTAAGATACGAGAAGGGTGAAGAAGGTGTTAAGGGCGTGATCTACCCAAGAGAAGCTGCTAGGAAGGCGCTGAGGACGATAATATGGGAGAACATAAAGTTTAAGATTTTCTCAAAACTTCTGAAACTCGTAAAGTGA
- a CDS encoding TATA-box-binding protein, producing the protein MPRTKAIIGIENVVAVATIKERLDLNLIAKLLPEARYEPKTFPGLILKMKRPKATALIFSSGRVVFAGAKSEEQAYRAVKLLAQRLRESGVEIKDEPEATIQNIVGTASLGGRVKIEDAARTLRISLYEPEQFPGLLYEMDEPHISFLIFSSGRVVCTGAKKEDDIYRAITTLQNTLEEKGLMTY; encoded by the coding sequence TTGCCTCGGACCAAGGCTATTATCGGCATCGAGAACGTGGTAGCGGTAGCTACCATCAAAGAGAGGCTTGACCTAAACCTGATAGCGAAGCTCCTACCTGAGGCTAGGTATGAGCCTAAGACGTTCCCAGGGCTGATATTGAAGATGAAGAGACCTAAAGCCACAGCGCTCATCTTCTCCTCTGGGAGGGTCGTCTTCGCAGGCGCCAAATCTGAGGAGCAGGCATATAGGGCTGTGAAGCTACTCGCACAGAGGCTGAGGGAGAGTGGTGTAGAGATAAAAGATGAACCTGAAGCCACAATTCAAAATATCGTAGGCACAGCCTCCCTCGGAGGCAGGGTGAAGATCGAGGATGCCGCAAGAACCCTTAGGATAAGCCTATACGAGCCGGAGCAGTTCCCAGGCCTCCTATATGAGATGGACGAACCACATATATCCTTTCTCATCTTCTCATCCGGTAGAGTCGTATGCACAGGTGCGAAGAAGGAAGACGACATCTACAGGGCAATCACTACGCTACAAAACACCTTAGAAGAAAAAGGTCTGATGACGTACTAG
- a CDS encoding phosphoribosyltransferase: MKTLYPVKFVGWGEVVDWASRLAEKIEGDGYTPEVIIAVGRGGFVVSRLLCDFLSVDNALAIPIKWTEVFKRPGENYLADLVRGWVKAARENKPVEQSVEEVVKRLRTNITFEFYVDLSNRRVLLVEEIVATGMHMSMAKEFVSKRWGVGEVKTATLVWKSSTAPLFRPDYYLIEPKGFVWFQFPWSRLSDYKQFLIAMLSDLTKSGKTVYRIEDVEKEFTIWYGPKKDPTYLRRALEKLAKEGAIKFLDNQMFEVTIRT, encoded by the coding sequence GTGAAAACCTTGTATCCGGTTAAGTTTGTTGGGTGGGGGGAGGTTGTCGACTGGGCTTCGCGATTAGCTGAGAAGATCGAGGGTGACGGCTACACCCCTGAGGTTATCATTGCTGTAGGTCGCGGGGGGTTCGTCGTATCAAGGCTTCTATGCGACTTCTTGAGCGTTGATAACGCGCTTGCTATTCCAATAAAGTGGACCGAAGTCTTCAAAAGACCTGGTGAAAACTATTTAGCCGATTTGGTCAGAGGTTGGGTTAAAGCTGCCAGGGAGAATAAGCCCGTTGAGCAGAGCGTCGAAGAGGTTGTAAAGAGGTTAAGAACTAACATAACATTCGAATTCTATGTTGATTTATCTAATCGAAGGGTTCTGCTTGTTGAAGAGATAGTTGCCACCGGGATGCATATGTCTATGGCGAAAGAATTCGTCTCCAAAAGATGGGGGGTGGGAGAAGTAAAGACCGCTACACTCGTCTGGAAGTCTTCAACAGCACCGCTATTCAGACCAGACTACTACCTCATCGAACCCAAAGGCTTCGTGTGGTTCCAGTTCCCCTGGTCAAGATTAAGCGACTACAAACAATTCCTAATAGCGATGTTATCCGACCTCACCAAAAGTGGGAAGACAGTATACAGAATAGAAGACGTTGAGAAGGAATTTACTATATGGTATGGGCCGAAAAAAGATCCAACGTATCTGAGGAGGGCCTTAGAAAAACTGGCTAAGGAAGGTGCTATAAAATTCCTAGATAATCAAATGTTTGAAGTGACTATTCGCACCTAA
- a CDS encoding radical SAM protein, with product MSRWLSNIHKLLQISAGAIGMGCFGYPIHPVYEVTASCNLRCIHCHARGGEIFKDELDTGDAKKVVENIAGVREFRTLVFTGGEPLVRRDIYELMRYASDIGFHTVLATNATLITQGVARRLKENKVKGVAASIDFVEPARHDEYRGVSGAFEAALRGISNAQREGLYIQVNITISKRNITQLRELTKLADKIGAQVVLLYQLIPSGRGENLFDETLTSNSFANLIKELHSIQGEISPVTVPVGLPEYFAYLTKSLNLNTKIASNVFKGCIAGRGMFYIKPNGDVWPCPFIPISAGNLLRRSAKDVWRSPLFNLFRNRENLKGPCKTCGYREVCGGCRARAYAYTRDPLASDPCCPLHRIEQPIPTIKGKSHS from the coding sequence TTGAGTAGATGGCTATCAAACATACACAAGCTTCTGCAGATATCAGCAGGGGCTATAGGTATGGGATGCTTCGGCTACCCAATTCACCCAGTATATGAGGTTACAGCAAGCTGTAATTTAAGATGCATCCACTGCCACGCCAGAGGGGGAGAGATATTCAAAGACGAGTTAGATACAGGGGATGCGAAGAAGGTGGTTGAGAACATCGCTGGTGTACGTGAATTCCGGACACTCGTATTTACTGGAGGGGAGCCTCTGGTTAGAAGGGACATCTACGAATTAATGAGGTATGCTTCTGACATAGGCTTCCACACAGTCTTAGCAACAAATGCAACCCTGATAACTCAAGGAGTAGCTAGAAGGCTCAAAGAGAATAAGGTGAAAGGCGTAGCTGCGAGCATAGATTTCGTCGAACCCGCTAGGCACGATGAATATCGCGGAGTATCGGGGGCGTTTGAAGCCGCTTTAAGAGGCATATCAAACGCTCAGAGGGAAGGCCTATATATACAGGTCAATATAACCATCTCTAAGCGTAACATAACTCAGCTTCGAGAATTGACCAAACTCGCTGATAAGATAGGGGCACAGGTCGTACTCCTCTACCAGCTGATTCCATCTGGAAGGGGAGAAAACCTTTTTGACGAAACACTCACTTCTAACTCCTTCGCTAACTTGATTAAAGAGCTGCATAGCATTCAAGGTGAAATCAGCCCCGTCACCGTACCCGTAGGTCTGCCAGAGTACTTCGCGTACCTCACAAAATCCTTGAATTTAAACACGAAGATCGCATCAAACGTCTTTAAGGGCTGCATCGCAGGAAGGGGGATGTTCTACATCAAACCGAATGGTGATGTTTGGCCCTGCCCCTTCATACCGATCTCAGCAGGAAATCTGTTGCGGAGAAGCGCTAAAGATGTGTGGAGAAGCCCCCTCTTCAACCTGTTTAGAAATAGGGAGAACCTAAAAGGGCCCTGCAAAACCTGTGGTTATAGGGAGGTTTGTGGAGGATGCCGCGCGAGAGCCTACGCTTACACAAGAGACCCGCTAGCATCAGACCCCTGCTGCCCCCTCCATAGGATAGAGCAACCCATACCAACCATAAAGGGTAAGTCTCATAGCTGA
- a CDS encoding Lrp/AsnC family transcriptional regulator codes for MRSGFDEVDREILRMMQADARISYAEMAKRLNVPESTVRYRVKRLVDAKVIRKVMALVDPRKVGFDVSAVVMVKVDPNYVNAALRGVAFFEEVQHVFQTTGEYDIISVIHVRDMKALNGFKQRVKMLEGVKDVVVWVITELIKIDPALPVY; via the coding sequence TTGCGGTCAGGTTTTGACGAGGTTGATAGGGAGATTCTTAGGATGATGCAGGCTGATGCGAGAATTTCTTACGCTGAGATGGCTAAGCGACTCAACGTCCCTGAGTCGACCGTGAGGTATAGGGTTAAGCGTCTAGTCGATGCTAAGGTTATTAGGAAGGTGATGGCTCTTGTGGATCCGAGGAAGGTTGGGTTTGATGTTTCTGCGGTTGTTATGGTGAAGGTTGATCCTAATTATGTAAATGCAGCACTTAGGGGGGTAGCTTTTTTTGAGGAAGTCCAGCACGTCTTCCAGACCACAGGAGAATATGATATAATCTCTGTGATTCACGTGCGCGACATGAAGGCGTTGAATGGGTTTAAGCAGCGGGTGAAGATGTTGGAAGGTGTGAAGGATGTTGTGGTATGGGTTATAACGGAGCTCATAAAGATCGATCCAGCTCTGCCAGTTTACTGA